From the Cryptomeria japonica chromosome 2, Sugi_1.0, whole genome shotgun sequence genome, one window contains:
- the LOC131065241 gene encoding uncharacterized protein LOC131065241 isoform X2: protein MASSTPRATPRSGRQRDKAWKYGIAGSKKGEVTCTECTRWMTGGINRLKYHLAQIPGYGVEACSKSTPEIIREMKAILAENDMHKEERQKTREAIAAAMNPTLSTSGPIGHSRGRQSLSSFGDNEGEASGTPVRSDPNFFVPRNVPGAQPSLEGTGWNKEKHEQARIAASNFWFYNNLSFNAANNVYWESFVNACTVAGKGFKAPTGYDFSGPLLEKAVKNTEGVVDDQKRYWKRKGCSILSDGWTDGRNRTLLNFLVASNGAMVFIKSVDASNEIKNAETLCNLLDGVVREVGVENVVQIITDNAAAYVSAGRMLMQRHPSITWSPCAAHCLDLVLEDIGKIGWVKKVVEDAKSVTKFIYNHTWVLALMRKYTNGKDLVRPGVTRFASHFITLQSILSAIPHLKQMFVSDAWLGFAYSKRPEAEKIATIVFDDGFNKNGEELTAVSNKHKSKVYTILSIC from the coding sequence atggcaagttcaactccaagggcaaccccaaggtcaggaagacaaagagataaagcttggaaatatgggattgcaggaagcaaaaagggggaggtcacttgcaccgaatgcacaagatggatgactggtggaatcaatagattaaaataccaccttgcacaaatacctggatatggtgtggaggcatgctccaaatcaactcctgaaattattagagagatgaaggccattcttgctgagaatgatatgcataaggaagaaaggcaaaaaacaagagaagccatagcagctgcaatgaatcccacattgtccacttcgggtcccattggtcatagtcggggtcgtcagtcactttcatcttttggtgacaatgagggtgaggctagtggcactcctgttagatcagaccctaatttttttgtaccacgcaatgttccaggtgcacaaccttcacttgaaggtacaggatggaataaagagaagcatgaacaagcacggatagcagcttcaaacttttggttttacaataatctatctttcaatgcagcaaacaatgtgtattgggaaagttttgttaatgcatgtacagtggcgggtaaggggtttaaggccccaacaggttatgacttcagtgggccattgctagagaaagctgtgaaaaatacagaaggtgtggttgatgatcagaaaaggtattggaagagaaaaggatgcagcattttatctgatggatggacagatggacggaataggactcttctcaacttcttggtggcttcaaatggtgcaatggtattcataaagtctgttgatgcctcaaatgaaataaaaaatgcagagactttgtgtaatctgttggatggtgtggttcgggaagttggagttgagaatgttgtccaaattatcacggacaacgcagctgcatatgtatctgcaggtagaatgcttatgcaaaggcatccttcgattacatggagtccttgtgctgcacattgcttggacttggtgctagaggacattgggaagattggatgggtgaagaaggtggttgaagatgcaaaaagtgtcaccaaattcatctacaaccatacttgggtgcttgctttgatgagaaaatacacaaatggcaaggaccttgtgcgacctggagtgacacgatttgctagccacttcatcactttgcagagcattcttagtgccattcctcatcttaagcagatgtttgtgtcagatgcttggttggggtttgcatactccaaaagacctgaagcagagaagattgCGACCATTGTTTTTGATGATGGGTTCAATAAAAAtggagaggagttgactgcggtaagtaacaaacacaaaagtaaagtttatacaatcttgtctatttgctga
- the LOC131040575 gene encoding uncharacterized protein LOC131040575: MASSTPRATPRSGRQRDKAWKYGIAGSKKGEVTCTECTRWMTGGINRLKYHLAQIPGYGVEACSKSTPEIIREMKAILAENDMHKEERQKTREAIAAAMNPTLSTSGPIGHSRGRQSLSSFGDNEGEASGTPVRSDPNFFVPRNVPGAQPSLEGTGWNKEKHEQARIAASNFWFYNNLSFNAANNVYWESFVNACTVAGKGFKAPTGYDFSGPLLEKAVKNTEGVVDDQKRYWKRKGCSILSDGWTDGRNRTLLNFLVASNGAMVFIKSVDASNEIKNAETLCNLLDGVVREVGVENVVQIITDNAAAYVSAGRMLMQRHPSITWSPCAAHCLDLVLEDIGKIGWVKKVVEDAKSVTKFIYNHTWVLALMRKYTNGKDLVRPGVTRFASHFITLQSILSAIPHLKQMFVSDAWLGSAYSKRPEAEKIATIVFDDGFNKNGEELTAVTEPLVRVLRMVDGEGMPMGFIYEAMDRAKEAISHYYHGNARKCEIFWRIIDRRWTNQLHQPIHAFAYFLNPKFYFSDSFRADEEVMAGVITCIDKMTPDPELRDKVLDELEIYKSAEGRLFSSQLAIDRRGKQQPDLWWENYGAGTPNLQKIAIRVLSQPCSASGCERNWSVFESIHTKKRNRLSQKRLNDLVFVRYNLRLRVRQVEGVSHEAIDLDEIDPYGDWTMNEQNDGDDVLLTEEEIAEIERGAAQDAEGARLDEDEDEDEDDDEDYDFEEDSSHHLDTTTPTATTSSSRPEKLSYIRKNTKRKM, encoded by the exons atggcaagttcaactccaagggcaaccccaaggtcaggaagacaaagagataaagcttggaaatatgggattgcaggaagcaaaaagggggaggtcacttgcaccgaatgcacaagatggatgactggtggaatcaatagattaaaataccaccttgcacaaatacctggatatggtgtggaggcatgctccaaatcaactcctgaaattattagagagatgaaggccattcttgctgagaatgatatgcataaggaagaaaggcaaaaaacaagagaagccatagcagctgcaatgaatcccacattgtccacttcgggtcccattggtcatagtcggggtcgtcagtcactttcatcttttggtgacaatgagggtgaggctagtggcactcctgttagatcagaccctaatttttttgtaccacgcaatgttccaggtgcacaaccttcacttgaaggtacaggatggaataaagagaagcatgaacaagcacggatagcagcttcaaacttttggttttacaataatctatctttcaatgcagcaaacaatgtgtattgggaaagttttgttaatgcatgtacagtggcgggtaaggggtttaaggccccaacaggttatgacttcagtgggccattgctagagaaagctgtgaaaaatacagaaggtgtggttgatgatcagaaaaggtattggaagagaaaaggatgcagcattttatctgatggatggacagatggacggaataggactcttctcaacttcttggtggcttcaaatggtgcaatggtattcataaagtctgttgatgcctcaaatgaaataaaaaatgcagagactttgtgtaatctgttggatggtgtggttcgggaagttggagttgagaatgttgtccaaattatcacggacaacgcagctgcatatgtatctgcaggtagaatgcttatgcaaaggcatccttcgattacatggagtccttgtgctgcacattgcttggacttggtgctagaggacattgggaagattggatgggtgaagaaggtggttgaagatgcaaaaagtgtcaccaaattcatctacaaccatacttgggtgcttgctttgatgagaaaatacacaaatggcaaggaccttgtgcgacctggagtgacacgatttgctagccacttcatcactttgcagagcattcttagtgccattcctcatcttaagcagatgtttgtgtcagatgcttggttggggtctgcatactccaaaagacctgaagcagagaagattgCGACCATTGTTTTTGATGATGGGTTCAATAAAAAtggagaggagttgactgcg gtgacagaacctttggtgagggttcttcgtatggtggatggagagggcatgccaatgggtttcatttatgaggccatggatagggccaaagaggccatttcacattactatcatggaaatgcaagaaaatgtgaaatcttttggcgcatcattgatcgtaggtggacaaaccaactccaccaaccgatacatgccttcgcctactttttgaacccgaaattctacttctctgattcatttagggctgatgaggaggtcatggcaggtgttattacatgcattgataagatgacacctgatcctgagttgagagacaaggttcttgatgagttggag atctacaaaagtgcagaggggagactcttctcatcacaactagcaattgataggagaggaaaacaacaaccag atttatggtgggagaattatggtgccggcacgcctaatcttcaaaagatagctatccgtgttttgtctcagccatgcagtgcttctgggtgtgaacgaaattggagtgtctttgaaagcattcacacaaagaagagaaatagattgtcacaaaagcggctcaatgatctagtatttgttcggtacaaccttcgccttcgagttagacaggtggagggtgtttcacatgaggccattgacttggatgaaattgatccatatggtgattggaccatgaatgaacaaaatgatggtgatgatgtcctccttaccgaagaagaaattgcagaaatagagagaggagcagcacaagatgcagaaggagcaagattggatgaagatgaggacgaagatgaggatgatgatgaggactatGACTTTGAAGAAGactcatctcaccatttagataccacaacacccactgctactacttctagctcaaggcctgaaaaattgagctatattaggaaaaatacaaagaggaagatgtag
- the LOC131065241 gene encoding uncharacterized protein LOC131065241 isoform X1 — translation MLFFPNDSLSFFLLIFHKTLLIFFFHVKSAMASSTPRATPRSGRQRDKAWKYGIAGSKKGEVTCTECTRWMTGGINRLKYHLAQIPGYGVEACSKSTPEIIREMKAILAENDMHKEERQKTREAIAAAMNPTLSTSGPIGHSRGRQSLSSFGDNEGEASGTPVRSDPNFFVPRNVPGAQPSLEGTGWNKEKHEQARIAASNFWFYNNLSFNAANNVYWESFVNACTVAGKGFKAPTGYDFSGPLLEKAVKNTEGVVDDQKRYWKRKGCSILSDGWTDGRNRTLLNFLVASNGAMVFIKSVDASNEIKNAETLCNLLDGVVREVGVENVVQIITDNAAAYVSAGRMLMQRHPSITWSPCAAHCLDLVLEDIGKIGWVKKVVEDAKSVTKFIYNHTWVLALMRKYTNGKDLVRPGVTRFASHFITLQSILSAIPHLKQMFVSDAWLGFAYSKRPEAEKIATIVFDDGFNKNGEELTAVSNKHKSKVYTILSIC, via the coding sequence atgctatttttcccaaatgattcattgtcattttttttgttgattttccataaaaccctgctgatttttttttttcatgttaaatcagcaatggcaagttcaactccaagggcaaccccaaggtcaggaagacaaagagataaagcttggaaatatgggattgcaggaagcaaaaagggggaggtcacttgcaccgaatgcacaagatggatgactggtggaatcaatagattaaaataccaccttgcacaaatacctggatatggtgtggaggcatgctccaaatcaactcctgaaattattagagagatgaaggccattcttgctgagaatgatatgcataaggaagaaaggcaaaaaacaagagaagccatagcagctgcaatgaatcccacattgtccacttcgggtcccattggtcatagtcggggtcgtcagtcactttcatcttttggtgacaatgagggtgaggctagtggcactcctgttagatcagaccctaatttttttgtaccacgcaatgttccaggtgcacaaccttcacttgaaggtacaggatggaataaagagaagcatgaacaagcacggatagcagcttcaaacttttggttttacaataatctatctttcaatgcagcaaacaatgtgtattgggaaagttttgttaatgcatgtacagtggcgggtaaggggtttaaggccccaacaggttatgacttcagtgggccattgctagagaaagctgtgaaaaatacagaaggtgtggttgatgatcagaaaaggtattggaagagaaaaggatgcagcattttatctgatggatggacagatggacggaataggactcttctcaacttcttggtggcttcaaatggtgcaatggtattcataaagtctgttgatgcctcaaatgaaataaaaaatgcagagactttgtgtaatctgttggatggtgtggttcgggaagttggagttgagaatgttgtccaaattatcacggacaacgcagctgcatatgtatctgcaggtagaatgcttatgcaaaggcatccttcgattacatggagtccttgtgctgcacattgcttggacttggtgctagaggacattgggaagattggatgggtgaagaaggtggttgaagatgcaaaaagtgtcaccaaattcatctacaaccatacttgggtgcttgctttgatgagaaaatacacaaatggcaaggaccttgtgcgacctggagtgacacgatttgctagccacttcatcactttgcagagcattcttagtgccattcctcatcttaagcagatgtttgtgtcagatgcttggttggggtttgcatactccaaaagacctgaagcagagaagattgCGACCATTGTTTTTGATGATGGGTTCAATAAAAAtggagaggagttgactgcggtaagtaacaaacacaaaagtaaagtttatacaatcttgtctatttgctga